The Pseudomonadota bacterium genome has a segment encoding these proteins:
- a CDS encoding nitroreductase family protein gives MDILKTIQERRSIRKYKTDPVPEEILFEILEAARRAPSWANTQTWRFIIVKDDLTKRLLSDTLGSNNPARNALIEAPLTICLASKRGVSGFYKGQCSTDKGDYWFMFDAGIAMEHLVLAAWNFGLGTCHVGLFDAGQVEDILNIPDDYAIVEMTPLGYFDIVPAITPRKTFQDIVYLNQFGEPYKK, from the coding sequence ATGGATATTTTAAAAACAATTCAGGAAAGAAGGAGCATAAGAAAATATAAAACCGATCCGGTGCCTGAAGAGATTCTCTTTGAGATTCTTGAGGCGGCAAGACGGGCACCTTCATGGGCAAACACACAAACATGGCGGTTTATCATTGTAAAAGACGATCTGACAAAAAGGCTTTTATCAGACACACTCGGATCGAATAACCCCGCCAGGAACGCACTTATTGAAGCCCCGTTAACAATATGTCTTGCCTCAAAAAGAGGCGTATCCGGTTTTTATAAAGGGCAATGCTCTACAGATAAGGGGGATTATTGGTTCATGTTCGATGCGGGAATTGCTATGGAGCACCTCGTGCTTGCAGCATGGAATTTCGGTCTCGGCACATGCCATGTCGGTCTCTTTGATGCAGGGCAAGTAGAGGACATATTAAATATCCCCGATGATTATGCAATTGTCGAAATGACACCCCTTGGATATTTTGATATTGTACCTGCTATAACACCAAGAAAGACCTTCCAGGATATCGTATATCTCAACCAATTCGGCGAACCGTATAAAAAATAA
- a CDS encoding ABC transporter ATP-binding protein: MLSVNNVSVSYGKLQALRDVRIDVADHEFVAIIGSNGAGKSTLLRAISGLTRISAGSIEFHGQRLDGLSPRRICELGIVQVPEGRRIFPLMKVKENLQLGAYLKRPRRLIEESFQQVYDLFPILKDRQNQLAKTLSGGEQQMLAIGRGLMSRPSVLILDEPTMSLSPKLSTDILMTLKKLNEQGITILLVSQEVIQTLELARRAYVVENGQICLQGTGCELTESEHVRKAYLGL, encoded by the coding sequence ATGCTAAGTGTAAATAATGTAAGCGTATCATACGGTAAGCTGCAGGCCCTCAGGGATGTTAGAATTGATGTTGCCGATCACGAATTTGTGGCGATAATAGGCTCAAACGGAGCCGGCAAATCGACCCTTCTTCGCGCCATCTCGGGTCTCACGAGAATATCGGCAGGATCTATTGAATTCCACGGACAAAGACTTGATGGTCTCTCACCCCGGCGGATCTGCGAATTAGGGATTGTTCAGGTTCCGGAAGGGAGAAGGATTTTTCCTCTTATGAAGGTAAAGGAAAACCTTCAATTGGGTGCCTATCTCAAGCGACCCCGAAGACTTATCGAGGAATCGTTCCAACAGGTATACGACCTTTTTCCTATTCTCAAGGACCGGCAGAACCAGCTTGCCAAAACCCTTTCAGGCGGCGAACAGCAGATGCTTGCCATAGGTCGGGGATTGATGTCGCGTCCGTCAGTCCTTATCCTGGACGAACCCACCATGAGCCTGTCGCCCAAATTATCAACCGACATTCTAATGACTCTGAAAAAACTGAATGAGCAGGGTATTACCATTCTCCTTGTTTCCCAGGAAGTCATCCAGACCCTGGAGCTGGCAAGACGGGCCTATGTGGTAGAAAACGGTCAGATTTGCCTCCAAGGCACAGGATGTGAATTAACTGAAAGTGAACATGTAAGAAAAGCATATCTGGGCCTGTAG
- a CDS encoding molybdopterin-dependent oxidoreductase, which translates to MKTIGKEIVSDKRRKTEAASKMPCLKCGQPVISAKLLMKLTVLLSERGDCKDLSFLMLCPKCKKETLASRLIGDCLEKVAAPGYVPQRRSERLQSTRLDERTGATVFKSSCCNCNNGCDALVFVKDGKVVKVEGDPSSPTTRGILCAKGLASKYQIQHPERLRHPLKCVGRRGSGNWEKISWDEALDTIARRLKEIEGDYGKDAVLLATGTARGWVQYFERFANAFRHQLVGPGYAQCLWPRFTSQQLLGIAPALECPDLFLHPEVTKCMLVWGMNPPNTSPIKCSWMMDARALGAKLIVVDPIFSEIASKADLWLQLRPGSDAALALGMLNVIINEGLYDKDFVDIWCNGFEELKERVQDYPPRKAEEITWVPSQKIIEAARLYAMTTPALLMQCVATEQNADTISSCMSLGILAAITGNIDVPGGNILPMPRPVNPNISLNQLLTEEDHEKRLGSKRFPLLAGKDSWSPTAHAPTVWKAILTGKPYPIKAMYCQGSNPALSYGNSTMVMKALKKLEFIAVADFFMTPTALLADIVLPVATWMERSSVQTFFQVTYNDIHLQQKAVEVNECWSDYKIINELAIRLGFGNLMFKDEESMCGAILEPSGMTFEEFRNMGRYTVPYTYRKYEKTGFTNLGFSRLHSSYKVELYSKKLESMGFDPLPLHTEPSESPISSPEIAREFPLILTTGRKEAIYRHTELRNIPVLREIIPDFLVYINPKTALEHGIGQGDPVIVESPRGSIEGNAYLTEGIDPRVLLAPSQWPGRNNANRLTHDAHSARAIGSAQLRCQLCRIRRA; encoded by the coding sequence ATGAAGACAATCGGAAAAGAAATTGTGAGTGATAAACGAAGAAAAACCGAGGCAGCATCGAAAATGCCATGCCTGAAGTGCGGGCAACCGGTTATTTCAGCAAAGCTGCTTATGAAGCTTACCGTTCTTCTCAGTGAGAGGGGTGATTGCAAGGATTTGAGCTTCTTAATGCTCTGCCCGAAATGTAAGAAAGAAACCCTTGCCTCCCGTTTGATCGGCGATTGTCTTGAAAAAGTCGCAGCCCCCGGATACGTGCCTCAAAGGCGGAGTGAAAGGCTTCAGTCCACGAGGCTGGACGAGCGGACCGGGGCGACAGTATTCAAGAGTTCCTGCTGTAACTGCAATAATGGATGTGATGCACTGGTTTTTGTGAAAGACGGAAAGGTAGTGAAGGTTGAGGGTGATCCAAGCTCTCCCACTACGAGGGGAATACTCTGCGCAAAGGGTCTGGCCTCGAAGTACCAGATTCAGCATCCCGAGAGACTGAGACATCCGCTGAAGTGTGTCGGCCGCCGGGGCTCCGGTAATTGGGAAAAGATTTCCTGGGATGAAGCTTTGGACACCATAGCCCGGAGACTCAAAGAGATCGAAGGGGATTATGGAAAGGATGCCGTGCTTCTCGCAACGGGTACTGCGAGAGGATGGGTTCAATATTTCGAGCGGTTTGCCAATGCATTTCGTCATCAGTTAGTGGGTCCCGGTTACGCACAGTGTCTCTGGCCCAGGTTTACCTCTCAGCAGCTTCTCGGCATTGCCCCTGCCCTTGAATGCCCGGACCTTTTTCTTCACCCGGAGGTGACAAAGTGTATGCTCGTGTGGGGCATGAATCCTCCCAACACATCTCCCATAAAATGTTCGTGGATGATGGATGCCAGGGCATTGGGTGCAAAATTAATTGTAGTTGACCCTATTTTTTCCGAGATAGCCTCCAAAGCGGACCTCTGGCTGCAGTTGAGGCCCGGGAGCGATGCTGCCCTGGCCTTGGGGATGCTCAATGTGATAATCAATGAAGGTCTTTACGACAAAGATTTTGTTGATATATGGTGCAACGGATTTGAGGAATTGAAGGAGAGAGTCCAGGATTACCCTCCTCGGAAAGCCGAAGAAATAACATGGGTTCCTTCACAGAAAATCATTGAAGCTGCGAGACTTTATGCCATGACAACACCGGCACTGCTCATGCAATGTGTCGCAACCGAGCAGAACGCCGATACCATATCGTCCTGTATGTCGCTTGGAATACTTGCAGCAATTACGGGCAATATTGATGTACCAGGTGGCAACATACTTCCCATGCCGCGTCCGGTTAATCCCAATATCAGTCTTAATCAACTTCTGACAGAAGAAGACCATGAAAAGAGGCTGGGCAGTAAGAGATTTCCTCTCCTTGCAGGCAAAGACTCCTGGTCTCCCACAGCACACGCCCCAACGGTCTGGAAGGCCATTCTTACGGGAAAACCGTACCCTATAAAGGCAATGTACTGCCAGGGATCTAACCCGGCGCTTTCATACGGCAATAGCACAATGGTAATGAAGGCTTTGAAAAAACTGGAGTTTATTGCTGTTGCTGATTTTTTTATGACTCCCACAGCTCTTCTAGCTGATATTGTCCTGCCTGTAGCCACATGGATGGAGCGTTCGTCTGTCCAAACGTTTTTTCAGGTGACTTACAATGACATTCATCTTCAGCAGAAAGCAGTAGAAGTGAATGAATGCTGGTCCGATTATAAGATTATTAATGAACTGGCTATTAGACTCGGGTTTGGCAATCTAATGTTCAAAGACGAAGAGTCTATGTGCGGCGCCATTCTCGAACCTTCAGGTATGACTTTTGAAGAGTTCAGGAATATGGGTAGGTACACGGTCCCATATACATACAGGAAATATGAAAAGACAGGGTTTACCAACCTTGGTTTTTCACGTCTCCATTCTTCCTACAAAGTAGAACTTTATTCAAAAAAGCTCGAATCTATGGGGTTTGATCCTCTCCCACTCCACACAGAACCTTCGGAAAGTCCGATAAGCTCACCTGAAATAGCCAGGGAATTTCCACTTATACTAACGACGGGAAGGAAGGAAGCTATATACAGACACACCGAACTGCGTAACATTCCGGTACTCCGGGAGATAATCCCCGATTTCCTTGTTTACATCAACCCGAAGACGGCCCTCGAACATGGAATAGGGCAGGGGGACCCCGTTATCGTCGAATCCCCAAGGGGTAGTATTGAGGGAAATGCCTACCTCACGGAAGGGATAGACCCACGAGTGCTCCTGGCACCATCCCAATGGCCAGGCAGGAATAATGCCAACAGACTTACCCATGATGCGCATTCCGCGCGCGCCATCGGATCGGCGCAGCTCCGTTGCCAACTCTGCAGAATCAGGAGGGCTTAA
- a CDS encoding potassium channel family protein: protein MKIFLIIFFALIVTGTFGFMLIEKKSLIDSAYFVVVTMATVGYGDIHPITLSGKIFTIILVIMGVGTFLGVIGNLTEIMLAKREIESRMEKLNMVIGVFFSEVGMGLMDRFSRYDPEFDIIRPELLITAQWTDKDFHTARENAHRHNYGVDIEKVDLENLKKFLFERRGFLVRLLENPVLMEHQSFTDLLRATFHLTEELAYRNNFLDLPKPDGDHLAVDIKRVFHLIVSEWLDYMRYLKRNYPFLFSLAMRTNPFDEKASVVINRA from the coding sequence TTGAAGATCTTTTTGATTATCTTTTTTGCACTGATAGTCACCGGGACCTTTGGTTTTATGCTTATCGAGAAAAAATCGCTTATCGATTCCGCCTATTTTGTTGTTGTTACCATGGCCACCGTAGGGTACGGGGACATCCATCCCATAACCCTGTCAGGCAAGATATTCACCATAATCCTCGTTATTATGGGCGTGGGCACATTTCTTGGCGTGATAGGCAATTTAACCGAAATCATGCTCGCCAAAAGAGAGATCGAGAGCCGTATGGAGAAGCTGAACATGGTTATCGGTGTTTTTTTCAGCGAAGTAGGCATGGGCCTTATGGACAGGTTTTCCCGATATGATCCTGAGTTTGATATAATACGACCGGAACTGCTTATCACCGCTCAATGGACAGATAAGGATTTTCACACTGCAAGAGAAAATGCCCATAGACATAACTATGGCGTGGATATAGAAAAAGTTGATCTTGAAAACCTGAAGAAGTTTCTCTTTGAAAGGAGAGGTTTTCTGGTAAGACTTCTGGAAAATCCGGTGCTGATGGAACATCAATCGTTTACCGATCTCCTCCGTGCCACATTCCACCTGACAGAAGAGTTGGCTTACCGCAATAACTTTCTCGACCTTCCGAAACCGGACGGAGATCACCTTGCTGTGGATATCAAGCGAGTATTCCATCTGATCGTAAGCGAGTGGCTGGATTATATGAGATACCTGAAAAGAAATTATCCTTTTCTATTCTCTCTTGCCATGAGGACAAATCCCTTTGATGAAAAAGCCTCTGTGGTCATAAACAGGGCATAA
- a CDS encoding CoA transferase subunit A, whose product MEILDEGSGELIGWHHPDEAREWVQKKKSRELKSKLMTAKEAVEQFVGDGDYIASGGFGHVRVSMEIIYEIIRQKKRNLAMAGKTAVHDLDLLVGSGCVNRVEPAYSFGHELRGLSPAGKRMVESGECKVLAETSNGGYQWRFLAGMMGLSFIPSRTLLGTDTLKYSSCKTARDPYTGNPIVLIPAAYPDAAFIHVNRADVYGNAQIDGITVEDFELARCARRLIVTAEEIVNDEMIRDEPWRTVIPFFCVDAVIESPYGSHPCEMPGVYFYDEEHISEWLGMAKTQDGVQAYLQKYVFGVHNFEEYLELCGGIRQMNYLRRRESMREPMSAPWRK is encoded by the coding sequence ATGGAAATACTGGATGAAGGATCGGGCGAGCTTATCGGATGGCATCACCCCGATGAGGCCCGCGAATGGGTGCAGAAAAAGAAGTCCCGGGAACTGAAAAGCAAGCTGATGACTGCCAAAGAGGCGGTAGAACAGTTTGTCGGAGATGGGGACTATATTGCAAGCGGAGGCTTTGGTCATGTCAGAGTCTCCATGGAGATCATCTACGAGATAATAAGACAGAAGAAGAGAAATCTTGCCATGGCAGGAAAAACAGCAGTTCACGACCTCGATCTTCTTGTCGGTTCCGGGTGTGTGAACAGGGTAGAACCCGCTTACTCCTTTGGTCACGAGTTAAGAGGCCTCTCCCCGGCAGGAAAAAGGATGGTAGAAAGCGGGGAGTGCAAAGTCCTTGCAGAAACAAGCAACGGCGGGTATCAATGGCGGTTCCTTGCAGGTATGATGGGTCTTTCCTTTATTCCCTCCCGCACCTTACTCGGGACCGATACGTTGAAATACAGTTCCTGCAAAACCGCGAGGGATCCATATACGGGAAATCCCATTGTGCTTATTCCGGCGGCCTACCCTGATGCGGCATTTATACATGTCAACCGCGCTGATGTTTACGGAAACGCCCAGATCGACGGCATTACAGTGGAAGATTTCGAATTAGCCCGATGCGCCCGCAGGCTCATTGTCACAGCGGAAGAGATTGTCAATGATGAGATGATCCGCGATGAACCATGGAGGACGGTCATCCCCTTCTTCTGTGTTGACGCAGTTATTGAATCGCCCTACGGCTCCCATCCCTGCGAGATGCCAGGTGTCTACTTCTACGATGAGGAACATATCTCGGAATGGCTCGGTATGGCTAAGACCCAAGATGGCGTGCAGGCCTATCTCCAGAAATATGTATTCGGGGTACACAATTTTGAAGAATATCTCGAGCTTTGCGGAGGCATCAGGCAGATGAATTATCTCAGACGAAGAGAATCCATGAGAGAGCCCATGAGCGCTCCCTGGAGAAAGTGA
- a CDS encoding 3-oxoacid CoA-transferase, with translation MENYNIREYLAYLGALMLEDKKSVFVGTGLPIIAAMLAQKTHAPNLLIVFEAGGIGPRIPELPISVGQGRTFHKSIMASSMHDIMSLSQAGYIDYGFLGAAQIDIYGNLNTTVIGDHDHPKTRLPGSGGAADVASFSQKLIIITAKQSKQTFVNKLDFLTSAGYLDGPGSREKAGLPRGTGPYRLVTQFAIYGFHTESKRIELLSLHPGETIESVKANSSFDIIPPDVIRESPTPPPEYLKLLREEIDPTGIVLGK, from the coding sequence ATGGAAAACTATAATATAAGGGAATACCTTGCATATCTGGGAGCCTTAATGCTTGAAGACAAAAAGTCCGTCTTCGTGGGTACGGGTCTTCCGATAATCGCCGCCATGCTTGCCCAGAAAACCCATGCCCCCAACCTTCTCATTGTCTTCGAGGCCGGAGGGATAGGCCCCCGCATACCGGAACTCCCCATTTCCGTCGGACAGGGGAGGACCTTCCATAAAAGCATTATGGCAAGCAGTATGCACGATATTATGTCTCTATCACAGGCAGGGTACATTGACTATGGTTTCCTTGGGGCTGCACAGATCGATATATACGGGAACCTGAATACTACGGTGATTGGAGACCACGACCACCCCAAAACCAGACTGCCCGGATCAGGAGGCGCCGCGGATGTGGCATCTTTCTCTCAAAAGCTTATTATTATAACTGCAAAACAATCTAAGCAGACCTTTGTCAATAAACTTGACTTTCTGACCAGCGCGGGATATCTTGACGGTCCTGGTTCCAGAGAGAAAGCGGGTCTGCCGAGAGGGACAGGGCCATACAGGCTTGTGACTCAGTTTGCAATCTATGGGTTTCATACAGAATCGAAAAGAATAGAGCTTCTTTCTCTCCATCCCGGTGAGACCATAGAATCGGTAAAGGCGAACTCCAGTTTTGATATTATTCCCCCTGATGTGATCAGAGAAAGTCCGACCCCTCCCCCGGAATATCTGAAACTTCTACGGGAGGAAATAGACCCGACAGGGATCGTGCTGGGAAAGTAG
- a CDS encoding DegT/DnrJ/EryC1/StrS family aminotransferase: MNIPVINLKEQYKKVKKDISKSLEEILSEQRLILGKYCTLLENAIADYAGVPYAITCANGTDALILSLMALGIKEGDEVITTPYTFFSTASSIALLGAKPVFVDVRKEDLNIDPVLIELAITPKTKAITVVHLFGKLCDMDSICKIGKKYGIPIVEDMAQSLGARRNGNMSGSFGDIASLSFYPTKNLGGIGEGGMVLTKRKDLGEKAKKLRVHGMGNATYHHEMIGINSRLDEIKACALVAKFPYLESWNAKRIENAKFYNKKLGGLPIMLPQLDNDTSHIIHQYVIRVKERDRLQGFLKEKGIQTGIYYPVPLHLQECFGYLGYAKGSFPVSEDAALTSLALPAYPELKKTEKNYIIDAIKEFFH, from the coding sequence ATGAACATACCGGTTATAAACTTGAAAGAACAATACAAAAAGGTAAAAAAGGATATTTCGAAGAGTTTGGAGGAGATTCTGTCGGAGCAAAGACTGATCCTCGGCAAATACTGTACCTTGCTTGAAAACGCTATTGCAGATTATGCCGGTGTGCCTTATGCAATAACATGTGCAAACGGCACCGATGCATTAATCCTTTCTCTCATGGCGCTCGGCATAAAAGAGGGTGACGAGGTCATTACAACACCGTATACATTTTTTTCAACAGCAAGCTCTATTGCCCTTCTGGGGGCAAAACCGGTGTTTGTTGACGTGAGGAAGGAAGACCTTAATATTGACCCTGTGCTTATTGAGCTCGCAATAACACCGAAAACAAAGGCTATCACAGTAGTTCATCTCTTTGGAAAACTCTGCGATATGGACAGTATATGTAAAATCGGAAAAAAATACGGAATTCCTATTGTTGAGGATATGGCGCAATCACTCGGCGCCCGGCGAAATGGAAACATGTCCGGAAGCTTTGGAGACATAGCATCCCTGAGCTTTTACCCGACAAAAAACCTGGGTGGCATAGGTGAAGGCGGGATGGTGCTTACAAAGAGAAAAGACCTCGGCGAGAAGGCAAAAAAACTCAGGGTTCACGGCATGGGTAATGCCACTTACCATCATGAAATGATAGGCATAAACAGCAGGCTTGACGAGATAAAGGCATGCGCCCTTGTTGCTAAATTTCCCTACCTTGAATCATGGAATGCAAAAAGGATTGAAAACGCAAAATTTTACAACAAAAAACTGGGTGGTTTGCCTATTATGCTTCCTCAGCTTGACAACGATACATCCCACATTATCCATCAATACGTTATAAGGGTAAAAGAGAGGGACAGGCTCCAGGGTTTTTTAAAAGAGAAGGGTATTCAGACAGGGATATATTATCCTGTCCCGCTTCATCTCCAGGAATGCTTCGGCTACCTGGGTTATGCAAAAGGTTCTTTTCCCGTCTCAGAAGATGCTGCTTTAACAAGCCTCGCTCTTCCGGCATACCCTGAACTGAAAAAGACGGAGAAAAACTATATTATAGATGCCATAAAGGAATTCTTTCATTAA
- a CDS encoding cyclase family protein: protein MNNNIHRKHTRFIDLSITVESDLPSDPPVSIPKIEYIDHIEGGRTMKQFFPGLEDKDLPQGLGWAAESITLTTHSGTHMDAPYHYHPTQDNGLPSMTIDEIPLEWCFHDGALLDFRHKGDSYSITVSDIKDELKRIGYDIKPMDIVIIHTGADAFWGKPEYLSKGPGMTREATLFLARKGVRIMGIDAWSFDRPLSVQAKDFEETKDRKVIWEAHFAGIEIGYCHMEKMANLSAIGRPYGFTICCFPIKVKRASAGWVRPVALVWEE from the coding sequence ATGAACAATAATATACATAGGAAACATACACGTTTTATTGACTTGAGCATCACCGTAGAGTCCGACCTTCCAAGTGACCCGCCTGTCTCTATACCAAAGATAGAGTACATTGACCATATCGAGGGCGGAAGAACAATGAAGCAGTTCTTCCCGGGATTGGAGGACAAAGACCTCCCTCAAGGTCTCGGCTGGGCCGCCGAGTCCATAACCCTTACTACCCACTCAGGTACCCATATGGATGCCCCATACCATTACCATCCAACACAGGACAACGGCCTGCCTTCCATGACTATCGATGAGATACCCCTCGAGTGGTGCTTCCACGATGGGGCGCTTCTCGATTTTCGTCATAAGGGAGACTCCTATAGCATTACCGTATCAGACATCAAAGATGAATTGAAAAGGATAGGCTACGACATTAAGCCCATGGACATAGTGATTATTCATACAGGCGCCGATGCTTTCTGGGGTAAGCCTGAATATCTCTCAAAGGGTCCCGGTATGACCAGGGAGGCCACCCTCTTTCTCGCGAGAAAAGGGGTGAGGATAATGGGGATCGATGCTTGGAGCTTTGACCGCCCCCTCTCTGTTCAGGCCAAAGACTTTGAAGAGACAAAAGACCGCAAGGTCATATGGGAGGCCCATTTTGCCGGGATAGAGATAGGTTACTGTCACATGGAGAAAATGGCCAATCTCTCCGCCATAGGCCGTCCCTACGGGTTCACTATTTGTTGTTTCCCTATTAAGGTAAAACGGGCAAGTGCCGGATGGGTAAGACCCGTTGCCCTTGTTTGGGAAGAATAA
- a CDS encoding 4Fe-4S dicluster domain-containing protein, translating to METGTLLIDIDRCIRCFACEVACKQENDLPPGPRAVSVVTIEPRSINGELTTDFVFTTCLQCDDPLCMAVCPHGAISKRKDGVVLVDNTACKECGYCVHACPFGAIQINPKKSTAWKCSMCIDRLEYGLIPSCVQHCSGGSLQYVTPRELDKATEGRHKVYMGKVCYVSARWKLVPL from the coding sequence ATGGAAACCGGGACGCTGCTGATTGATATAGACAGGTGCATACGCTGTTTTGCATGCGAGGTTGCCTGCAAACAGGAGAATGATCTGCCCCCGGGGCCGAGGGCGGTCTCGGTGGTTACCATAGAACCAAGAAGCATAAATGGCGAACTGACCACGGATTTTGTGTTTACCACATGCCTTCAGTGCGACGACCCGCTGTGTATGGCGGTATGCCCCCATGGTGCTATCTCGAAAAGAAAAGACGGAGTTGTTCTGGTCGATAACACTGCGTGCAAAGAATGCGGTTACTGCGTGCACGCGTGTCCTTTCGGCGCTATTCAGATCAACCCGAAGAAAAGTACAGCGTGGAAATGTTCGATGTGTATCGACCGCCTCGAATACGGCCTTATTCCGAGCTGTGTCCAGCACTGCTCAGGTGGGTCTCTCCAGTACGTAACGCCTCGTGAACTCGACAAAGCAACCGAAGGCAGACATAAGGTGTATATGGGAAAAGTATGTTATGTCTCGGCACGATGGAAGCTTGTGCCGCTGTAA
- a CDS encoding fumarylacetoacetate hydrolase family protein → MSVSYKNKNVVGWQEQRYAFRVSELITYLSMEDPLYPGEFIGSGTVGNGCGKELNKWIKPGDVVELKVEGIGILRNSVERNKS, encoded by the coding sequence ATGTCCGTAAGCTATAAAAACAAGAATGTAGTCGGATGGCAGGAGCAGCGATATGCATTTCGAGTTTCCGAGTTGATTACATATCTGTCCATGGAAGACCCCCTCTATCCCGGAGAGTTTATAGGTTCGGGAACAGTGGGTAATGGCTGCGGCAAAGAGCTGAACAAGTGGATCAAGCCCGGAGACGTTGTCGAGTTGAAAGTGGAAGGTATCGGCATCCTTCGAAACAGTGTTGAACGTAATAAATCCTGA
- a CDS encoding GAF domain-containing protein gives MDAEKIDQIECSPEEDRITELLTKPASFIREFIEDQLEKTRKLTMIGVALSAEKNIDRLLDMIVEEARYFTNAEGGTLYIMSDDGQELHFAVVQSSTLNIHMGGTSGKITWRPVLLVNTDGTPNYSNVSTYAALSGKVVNIPDVYDAEGFNFEGTRTFDKRNGYRSKSMLVVPMRNHENDIIGVLQLLNASDISTGEVVPFSADNRRMTESLASQAAVALTNNLLIHGLENLLESFIKSIAAAIDEKSPYTGGHVRRVAELTMTIANKINTSTEGFYADTHFNEDQMKELRIAAWLHDVGKVTTPEYVVDKATKLETICDRIELLKTRFEVLKRDHEIEFLKKVGGQGPSLEKGNVVYNGNDFIKTLEEDLMFLDGANDGSKFMTDEMVKRVNEIAGSRWTADGTLKSILTDDEIRNLCIRNGTLTEDERNIINNHAKVTHKMLSQLPFPKKLKHVPYYAATHHERPDGSGYPLGLKGDQLPLQSRMLALADIFEALTAKDRPYKKGKAISEVIKIMKFMVKDNYIDPELFDFFIKEQIYLDYAKEELAPQQIDLDKIEL, from the coding sequence ATGGACGCAGAAAAAATAGACCAAATAGAATGCTCGCCCGAAGAAGATAGGATAACCGAGTTACTCACAAAACCGGCATCCTTTATCAGGGAGTTCATCGAAGATCAGCTTGAAAAAACAAGGAAGCTGACCATGATCGGTGTTGCCCTGTCTGCTGAAAAAAACATCGACAGGCTTCTCGACATGATTGTTGAGGAGGCAAGATATTTTACCAATGCTGAAGGAGGGACACTGTATATCATGTCCGATGACGGGCAAGAACTCCATTTTGCCGTCGTCCAAAGTTCTACTCTCAATATCCATATGGGTGGAACAAGCGGAAAAATTACCTGGCGTCCGGTATTACTGGTAAACACGGACGGCACACCGAATTATTCAAATGTCTCTACCTACGCTGCCCTGTCAGGCAAGGTGGTCAATATTCCCGATGTGTATGATGCAGAGGGATTTAATTTTGAAGGCACACGTACATTTGACAAAAGAAACGGGTACAGGTCAAAATCAATGCTTGTTGTCCCGATGAGAAATCACGAAAATGACATCATTGGCGTGCTTCAGCTTTTAAATGCAAGCGATATATCGACAGGTGAAGTTGTTCCCTTCTCTGCCGATAACCGCCGGATGACAGAATCGTTGGCATCACAGGCAGCGGTAGCCCTCACCAACAACCTGCTCATCCACGGACTGGAAAACCTTTTGGAATCATTTATTAAATCAATCGCTGCTGCAATCGATGAAAAATCTCCCTATACCGGTGGTCATGTGAGGCGCGTTGCAGAGCTGACAATGACCATTGCAAACAAGATAAATACATCCACAGAAGGTTTTTATGCGGATACGCATTTTAATGAAGACCAGATGAAAGAACTTCGGATAGCCGCATGGCTCCATGATGTAGGCAAGGTAACAACGCCGGAATATGTCGTTGACAAAGCAACAAAACTTGAAACTATTTGTGACCGGATTGAACTGTTGAAAACCCGTTTTGAGGTATTAAAGAGAGACCACGAAATCGAGTTTCTAAAAAAAGTGGGCGGGCAAGGACCATCCTTAGAAAAGGGCAATGTTGTTTATAATGGAAACGATTTTATTAAAACACTTGAAGAAGACCTGATGTTCCTTGACGGTGCCAATGATGGGAGCAAATTTATGACTGACGAAATGGTTAAGAGGGTAAACGAAATTGCAGGCAGCCGGTGGACTGCAGATGGCACGTTAAAATCCATACTTACCGATGATGAAATCCGTAATCTTTGTATCAGGAACGGAACTCTTACTGAAGATGAAAGAAACATTATCAATAATCATGCCAAGGTTACTCATAAGATGCTCTCTCAATTGCCTTTCCCGAAGAAATTGAAGCATGTTCCGTATTATGCAGCAACACATCACGAAAGACCTGATGGTTCGGGCTACCCTCTTGGCCTTAAGGGAGATCAACTCCCTCTTCAATCACGCATGCTTGCGCTGGCTGATATATTTGAAGCCCTTACCGCTAAAGACAGGCCGTATAAAAAGGGGAAAGCCATCTCCGAGGTAATTAAGATCATGAAATTCATGGTGAAAGATAACTATATCGATCCTGAACTGTTTGACTTCTTTATAAAAGAGCAAATATATTTAGATTATGCAAAAGAAGAGCTCGCACCCCAACAAATCGATCTCGATAAGATTGAGTTATAA